The window CTCCTGCGGTACGACAACGCACCCTACCACCTGAATGTTGGCCGACATCATCGACATCTACCTGACGGCGACATCACGAAGTTGGAGTTCACGGGTCTCTCCGACCTGATAGCGGACTTCCAGAACGAGGTGACAGAACTCTATGAGCAACGAACCGACTGACACCGAACCCACGCACGACGAATTCACACCCGGCCCTGACGAGGTTGTGTACCCCTCGGTACTCCGCATCACATCACTCCCGGAAAAGCAGGCACAGGCAGCAGC of the Salinirubrum litoreum genome contains:
- a CDS encoding toxin-antitoxin system TumE family protein, yielding MPATVVYREEDEKPDGSRYEMVAWQVPVSEDFPHGLKYSFQYMDADGDTLLRYDNAPYHLNVGRHHRHLPDGDITKLEFTGLSDLIADFQNEVTELYEQRTD